The genomic region ATTGATCTAAAAGATGGTAAGTGCGTTAGGCTTAAGCAAGGCTTAATGGAAGAATCAACAATCTTTTCAGAAAACCCTGGACAGGTAGCAAAGCAATGGACAGACCTTGGCGCAAGAAGATTGCATCTGGTCGATCTAAATGGTGCTTTTGCAGGCAAACCAGTCAATGAATCGGCGATTAAAGCAATTGTAAAAGAAGTTGATGGTGCGATTCCAATTCAATTAGGCGGTGGCATTCGTAATCTCGATACCGTAGAAAAATACCTTAATAGCGGAGTTGACTACATCATCATAGGAACAGCTGCGGTTAAAAATCCTGGCTTCCTTCATGAGGCCTGTTATGCATTTCCTGGGCAAATCATTGTCGGACTTGATGCAAAAGAAGGAGAAGTGGCCATTGATGGGTGGGCTAAATTAACTGGACACAATGTGATTGAACTTGCAAAAAAATTTGAAGGATATGGTGTTGAAGGAATCATCTATACAGATATTGGACGTGATGGCATGTTAAATGGATTAAATATTGAGGCGACCGAAAAACTAGCTGAGGCGCTAACGATTCCTGTCATTGCCAGTGGTGGGGTGACCAATCTAGAAGATATTAGAAATTTAAGTTCAATTGCCTATTCGGGTGTCATTGGAGCAATTACAGGCAGGGCCATATACGAGGGCACACTTGATTTTAAGGCAGCACAAGCACTCGCAGATGAGCTTATCAAGTAAATGTCGCTCGCAAAAAGAATTATTCCTTGTCTAGATGTGACTGATGGCAGAGTGGTTAAAGGTATTAATTTTTTAGAGTTAAAAGATGCAGGAGACCCCGTAGAGGTTGCAAAAAAATATAACGAACAAGGCGCCGATGAATTAACTTTTTTAGATATCACAGCAAGTTCAGATAATCGAGGTTTGATACTTCATATTATTGAAAAAGTTGCAAAAGAAGTTTTTATACCGCTGACTGTAGGCGGCGGTGTTCGAACTATAGAAGATGTAAGAAATTTACTTAATGCAGGTGCTGACAAAGTCAGTATTAATACATCAGCAATTGTTAATCCAGATATTGTTTATCAAACTTCATCTCGTTTTGGTTCCCAGTGTATTGTTGTTGCAATAGATGCAAAGTTAACAGTCCAGGGAGATAAATCTTTTTGGCAGGTATTTACCCATGGAGGCAGAAATGCTACTGGGCTAGATGCAATTGAATGGGCTGCGAAAATGGCTTCATTAGGCGCAGGCGAATTATTAATTACGAGCATGGATCGAGACGGGACAAAAAAAGGGTTTGATCTCGAATTGATTAAGGCAATATCTGATAAAGTAGATGTGCCTATTATTGCTTCCGGAGGCGTTGGAGACCTTCAGCATCTTGTAGATGGTATAAAAATAGGTGGAGCTGATGCAGTCCTAGCAGCAAGTATATTTCACTTTGGAGAATATACAATCGATGAAGCAAAAGCATTTATGAAGTCTAATCACATAGAGATTCGTCAATGAGCTGGATACATTCAATTAAATGGGACTCTGATGGCCTTGTGCCGGTGATCGCTCAAGACTATAAAACAAACAAAGTTCTTATGTTTGCATGGATGAACGAAGAAGCTTTGGAGCTCACACAAAAAAATAAAAAAGCCTTTTATTGGTCAAGATCTAGGAAAAAAATTTGGGAAAAAGGTGAGGAATCCGGGCACACACAAAATGTTCGTGAAATAAGACTTGATTGTGATGGCGATGTTATTTTGATTAAAATCGAGCAAGTTGAAAATATTGCTTGCCATACTGGACGTGAAACTTGTTTCTACCAAAAATTAGATGATAAAGGCATTTGGGTAACTGATCATGTCGTCATCAAAGAGCCTAAAGATATTTATAAAAAATAAATAATATGAATACTATTTTAAAAAAGCTTACGGAAACACTCGAAGCTAGAAAAAAAGATGATCCGACTAAGTCATATACAGCTTCTTTGTATCGCGATGGATTAGAAGCTATTTTAAAAAAAGTAAATGAAGAGGCTTTCGAAACAATTATTGCCGCGCGCCAAGGAGATAATAAAGAGCTTATTCACGAAGTCGCCGATCTTTGGTTTCATACTTTAGTATTAATGGCACATAAAAATTTAAGTGCAGAAGATATTTTGAATGAACTTGCAAAGAGAGAAGGCACTTCGGGTATTGAAGAGAAAGAAAACCGTTCAAAAAGCAAAATAATATGACCTGCATTTTTTGTAAAATTATTGACGGTTCTATACCTAGCAAAAAAATATTTGAGAATGATGAGTTAATTGCTTTTCATGATGTTCACCCCATTGATAAGGTGCATTTTCTTATAACACCCAAAAAACATATTGAAAATTTAATGGCCTGCAATGAATCTGATAAGGACATCATATCGAATATGCTTCTATTAGCGCCGAAGTTAGCAAAAGATTTGGGATTAAAAGGTTTTCGAACAATGATTAATTCTGGTGTCGAAGGCGGTCAAGAAGTTTTTCATATGCACTTTCATGTATATGGTGGAAGTTCAAAACTAGCAAAAATTTAATAAGGGAGTTTTTATGGGCTTTTCAAGTATTACACATTGGCTAATAGTTTTATTAATTGTCTTCTTAATTTTCGGCACAAGTAAATTAAGAAATATTGGTAGCGACTTAGGCGCTGCCATTAAAAACTTTAAAGATGCTGTCAAGAATGAAAATACAACTAAAGTTAAAAAATCAATTCGAAGAACATCAAAAACAAGAGCCAGAAAATAAGTTTAATGTTTGATGTTTCATTCTCAGAATTAGTTGTTATTTTTTTTGTGGCACTTATGGTCATCGGCCCAGAAAAGTTGCCTAAGGTAGCTAAAGTCCTAGGCAAGCTTACTGGAAGAGCCCAAAGCTACATTGGCAAACTTAAAGAAGAAATTGAGCGAGAAGAAAAGTTTAAAGAGCTTCAAAAAATCCAGCGTGAAATTAAAAAAAAGTCGATTAAATCTCGGTGACTCACTTTAAACCTTTTATTCAGCAACTCATTGAATTAAGAAATACTCTTTTTAGGGCTGCGGTTAGTTTTATTATTATTTTTATATGTTTAAGTTTTTATGCAAATGATATTTACAGTTTTTTTTCAGCGCCAATCATTGCTAAGTTAACGGATGGGAACAGGCTTGTCAGTACAGGTCTTACTTCAACTTTTTTAGTACCACTTAAAATCACAGCTTTTGTTTCATTTTTGCTTTCACTTCCTTTTATTTTTTATCAGTTGTGGCGTTTTATTTCTCCTGGACTTTATAAAAAAGAAAAAAAATTAATTTTATTTTCCTTTGTAAGTGGATTTGTATTGTTCTTTATAGGGATGGCCTTTGCTTACTACCTAATTTTCCCAATTGTATTTAATTTCTTTATTCTCATGACGCCATCAAATGTAAGCTTGATGATAGATATTTCAAATTATTTAGATTTAATTTTATCCTTACTCATTTCATTTGGTTTGGCATTCGAAGTGCCTGTGATCATTCTTATATTAGTAACATTAGGATGGGTAAAGGTTAAAAAATTGGAAGAAGCAAGACCTTATATGATTGTTATTGCCTTTATCATTAGCGCTATTTTGACACCACCTGATGTTATCTCACAATTTTGCTTGGCTATTCCATTGTGTTTTTTATATGAATTGGGCTTATTTGTATCAAAACGAATTAACTTAAAGGCTTGATAAGCTTTAATTTAGCTTTGCCTGCTATTTAGATTTCGAATGAAACTTTGTATAATGAACTAACTTTCGCAGAGTTAATTTCTCTCAACCATATTAATTTCATAAAAGCATACTTAACAGAAGATCATGGCAAACCATCAAGACGATAAAATAGATAAAAAGAAAAGAAGTTTTTTAATTGCAGCTACTACTGTTACTGGCGCAATTGGCGCAGGAGCGATTGCCGTTCCTTTTTTATCAAGCATGACACCAAGTGAACGCGCTAAAGCAGCTGGAGCACCTGTTGAAGTTGACTTAAGTAAGATTGAAGCAGGATCTATGATCACGACTGAATGGAGAGGTCAGCCAGTTTGGATTATCAATCGCTCTAA from Candidatus Methylopumilus universalis harbors:
- the hisA gene encoding 1-(5-phosphoribosyl)-5-[(5-phosphoribosylamino)methylideneamino]imidazole-4-carboxamide isomerase, with translation MLIIPAIDLKDGKCVRLKQGLMEESTIFSENPGQVAKQWTDLGARRLHLVDLNGAFAGKPVNESAIKAIVKEVDGAIPIQLGGGIRNLDTVEKYLNSGVDYIIIGTAAVKNPGFLHEACYAFPGQIIVGLDAKEGEVAIDGWAKLTGHNVIELAKKFEGYGVEGIIYTDIGRDGMLNGLNIEATEKLAEALTIPVIASGGVTNLEDIRNLSSIAYSGVIGAITGRAIYEGTLDFKAAQALADELIK
- the hisF gene encoding imidazole glycerol phosphate synthase subunit HisF, coding for MSLAKRIIPCLDVTDGRVVKGINFLELKDAGDPVEVAKKYNEQGADELTFLDITASSDNRGLILHIIEKVAKEVFIPLTVGGGVRTIEDVRNLLNAGADKVSINTSAIVNPDIVYQTSSRFGSQCIVVAIDAKLTVQGDKSFWQVFTHGGRNATGLDAIEWAAKMASLGAGELLITSMDRDGTKKGFDLELIKAISDKVDVPIIASGGVGDLQHLVDGIKIGGADAVLAASIFHFGEYTIDEAKAFMKSNHIEIRQ
- the hisI gene encoding phosphoribosyl-AMP cyclohydrolase, which codes for MSWIHSIKWDSDGLVPVIAQDYKTNKVLMFAWMNEEALELTQKNKKAFYWSRSRKKIWEKGEESGHTQNVREIRLDCDGDVILIKIEQVENIACHTGRETCFYQKLDDKGIWVTDHVVIKEPKDIYKK
- a CDS encoding phosphoribosyl-ATP diphosphatase; the protein is MNTILKKLTETLEARKKDDPTKSYTASLYRDGLEAILKKVNEEAFETIIAARQGDNKELIHEVADLWFHTLVLMAHKNLSAEDILNELAKREGTSGIEEKENRSKSKII
- a CDS encoding histidine triad nucleotide-binding protein, with protein sequence MTCIFCKIIDGSIPSKKIFENDELIAFHDVHPIDKVHFLITPKKHIENLMACNESDKDIISNMLLLAPKLAKDLGLKGFRTMINSGVEGGQEVFHMHFHVYGGSSKLAKI
- the tatA gene encoding Sec-independent protein translocase subunit TatA, producing MGFSSITHWLIVLLIVFLIFGTSKLRNIGSDLGAAIKNFKDAVKNENTTKVKKSIRRTSKTRARK
- the tatB gene encoding Sec-independent protein translocase protein TatB, producing MFDVSFSELVVIFFVALMVIGPEKLPKVAKVLGKLTGRAQSYIGKLKEEIEREEKFKELQKIQREIKKKSIKSR
- the tatC gene encoding twin-arginine translocase subunit TatC, with the translated sequence MTHFKPFIQQLIELRNTLFRAAVSFIIIFICLSFYANDIYSFFSAPIIAKLTDGNRLVSTGLTSTFLVPLKITAFVSFLLSLPFIFYQLWRFISPGLYKKEKKLILFSFVSGFVLFFIGMAFAYYLIFPIVFNFFILMTPSNVSLMIDISNYLDLILSLLISFGLAFEVPVIILILVTLGWVKVKKLEEARPYMIVIAFIISAILTPPDVISQFCLAIPLCFLYELGLFVSKRINLKA